One Thermodesulfobacteriota bacterium DNA window includes the following coding sequences:
- a CDS encoding MFS transporter, whose amino-acid sequence MVFQRCDILSNDSEKMENSLKIILFLGLVSLFSDITYEGGRSVFGPYLFLLGASAATVGFISGLGELIGFAFRFLSGYLADRTGKHWAFVFVGYFINLFSVPLVGFMQKWESVSFLILMERFGKALRTPARDAIIAQSLKPEKRGFGFGLHEALDQIGAFSGPLIMAFLVYFFGSYQKGLLFLFFPALLAITFLFLARRSSTDGRIAKEDTKLHLSFRPKREFLLYVSGMCLFGAGFCDFSLISFHLRKSGFPDSYIPVLYAFAMAIDGVSAPFFGKLYDRLGLKVIFPPLFFSSLSPVFVFTGELSSVIAGMFFWGIGMAVHESIARAHVANLAPPNSKGRVFGIFNGAFGLSWFLGSSLLGIVYEISISWVVIFSCGIQLFSILFISLAMDKKTQ is encoded by the coding sequence ATGGTCTTTCAAAGATGTGATATTTTATCGAACGATTCCGAAAAGATGGAAAATAGCCTAAAGATCATACTTTTCCTCGGACTTGTGAGTCTATTTTCCGACATCACATACGAAGGCGGAAGAAGTGTTTTCGGGCCTTACCTTTTTCTTCTCGGTGCAAGCGCGGCTACAGTCGGTTTCATATCAGGTCTCGGCGAACTTATTGGTTTTGCCTTTCGATTTCTCTCTGGCTACTTAGCCGATAGAACCGGCAAACATTGGGCATTCGTTTTTGTTGGCTATTTTATAAATCTCTTTTCCGTTCCCTTAGTCGGTTTTATGCAAAAATGGGAGTCTGTATCTTTTCTCATCCTGATGGAACGCTTCGGAAAAGCGCTCAGGACCCCGGCAAGAGACGCAATAATAGCGCAATCTTTGAAACCGGAAAAGAGAGGTTTCGGCTTTGGTCTCCACGAAGCATTAGATCAGATAGGAGCCTTTTCTGGACCTTTAATTATGGCTTTTTTGGTGTATTTTTTTGGAAGTTACCAAAAAGGGTTACTATTTCTTTTTTTTCCGGCTCTTTTGGCCATTACTTTTCTTTTCTTGGCTAGGCGCTCTTCTACTGATGGACGGATCGCAAAAGAAGACACTAAATTACATCTAAGTTTTAGGCCTAAGAGAGAATTTCTTCTCTACGTATCCGGTATGTGCCTTTTTGGAGCAGGCTTTTGTGACTTTAGCCTCATCTCTTTTCACTTAAGGAAATCTGGTTTCCCCGATAGCTACATTCCGGTTCTTTATGCCTTCGCAATGGCAATAGATGGAGTCTCAGCCCCTTTTTTTGGAAAACTTTACGATCGGCTCGGGCTTAAAGTAATTTTTCCACCGTTATTCTTTTCTAGTCTTTCTCCCGTCTTCGTGTTTACTGGAGAATTATCTTCAGTTATAGCTGGGATGTTTTTTTGGGGTATTGGAATGGCAGTCCATGAATCAATAGCCAGGGCCCATGTGGCAAACCTTGCTCCGCCTAACTCAAAGGGAAGGGTGTTCGGAATCTTTAACGGAGCATTCGGTTTATCTTGGTTTCTTGGAAGTTCCTTATTGGGTATAGTCTACGAAATCTCAATTTCTTGGGTTGTCATATTTTCTTGCGGGATTCAACTTTTCTCAATCCTTTTTATCTCTCTTGCTATGGACAAAAAAACCCAATAA
- a CDS encoding QueT transporter family protein, with product MRYAILMWGNTRMIVLSATCAAIYAATLLAFKTAIPLIPGITEVRVANVFPMAFGIMFGPAAAWGLAIGNLIGDIFGGTLGPGSIAGFFGNFLLGYIPYVMWTNFFPLSPPFYVWDRKKPRHWVNFMVINFVSSACCAIVISTFLDFLGLVPYPVLSKIITINDTIGGIISVFLLIAVYETVKKQLGLIWIDVMMLEEKNKRSPLKTVGCYILLFASILGIFGPHILPLSYLHAGAIASALIIVGTFIL from the coding sequence TTGAGGTACGCGATTTTAATGTGGGGAAATACGCGAATGATTGTACTTTCGGCCACATGTGCCGCGATTTACGCTGCAACCTTATTGGCTTTTAAGACCGCAATCCCCTTAATTCCCGGAATCACTGAGGTTAGAGTGGCTAACGTCTTCCCCATGGCTTTTGGGATAATGTTCGGACCGGCCGCTGCCTGGGGTTTGGCCATAGGAAACTTAATAGGAGATATATTCGGTGGCACTTTAGGACCTGGATCCATAGCTGGGTTTTTTGGGAATTTCCTTTTAGGGTACATACCTTACGTTATGTGGACTAACTTCTTTCCGTTAAGCCCTCCTTTTTACGTTTGGGATAGAAAAAAACCGAGGCACTGGGTAAACTTCATGGTAATTAACTTTGTCTCATCCGCGTGCTGTGCTATAGTAATAAGCACGTTTCTCGATTTTTTGGGACTCGTTCCTTATCCTGTCCTTTCAAAGATAATAACGATAAACGACACCATAGGCGGAATAATCAGTGTATTTTTATTGATCGCCGTGTACGAAACTGTAAAAAAGCAGTTAGGACTTATCTGGATAGACGTCATGATGCTGGAGGAAAAAAACAAAAGAAGTCCTCTTAAAACGGTTGGTTGCTACATCCTTCTTTTTGCATCAATTTTAGGAATTTTCGGACCTCACATTCTTCCTTTATCTTACTTACATGCGGGAGCTATTGCCTCGGCCTTAATAATCGTCGGGACTTTCATCCTTTGA
- the dnaK gene encoding molecular chaperone DnaK, translating to MPRKVIGIDLGTTNSVVAIMEGGEPKVIINEEGSRLTPSVVAFTKDGEILVGQAAKRQAITNPENTIFSIKRFMGRRYNEVQEEIKMVPYKVVSDANGNVRVEVRGKQYTPQEISAFILQKLKRAAEAYLGHPVEDAVITVPAYFNDSQRQATKDAGRIAGLNVLRIINEPTASALAYGLDKKKDQIIAVYDFGGGTFDISILEVGDNVVEVKATNGDTHLGGDDIDQRIINWIISEFKKEHGIDLSKDRMALQRLKEAAERAKCELSTTLETEINLPFITADSSGPKHLNMKLRRAELERLADDIIQRTLEPCKRALEDAKLTPDKIDEVILVGGSTRIPKVQELVRNFFGKEPHKGVNPDEVVALGAAVQGGVLAGEVKDVLLLDVTPLSLGIETLGGVMTKIIERNTTIPTRKSQIFTTAEDNQTSVEIHVLQGEREMAKDNRTLARFHLVGIPPAPRGVPQIEVTFDIDANGILHVTAKDLATGKQQNIKITASTGLTEEEIQRMIKEAEMYAEEDRRKRQEVETRNQLDNLIYTTEKTLNENRDKLSTEDIRSIEDTLSTAKDALKSGDISRVRRSLDELTKASHRLAEALYRRAQETAGYAGQRQESRGSHGGSKGDGEVFDAEFEDVKK from the coding sequence ATGCCACGGAAAGTTATTGGTATTGACCTTGGTACCACAAACTCTGTAGTTGCTATTATGGAAGGGGGAGAACCCAAAGTAATCATAAACGAAGAAGGTAGTAGGTTAACTCCAAGTGTTGTGGCTTTCACGAAAGATGGAGAAATACTTGTCGGACAAGCCGCAAAAAGGCAGGCGATAACTAACCCTGAAAATACGATCTTTTCCATAAAACGCTTCATGGGTAGAAGGTACAACGAGGTCCAGGAAGAGATAAAGATGGTACCGTACAAAGTTGTAAGTGATGCGAATGGTAACGTCAGAGTTGAGGTAAGGGGTAAACAGTACACTCCACAGGAGATTTCAGCCTTTATTCTACAAAAACTCAAAAGAGCTGCCGAGGCATATCTCGGCCATCCTGTCGAAGACGCTGTCATTACGGTTCCTGCCTATTTCAATGACTCTCAGAGACAGGCCACAAAGGATGCCGGAAGAATTGCAGGACTTAATGTTTTAAGGATAATAAACGAGCCTACTGCTTCAGCTCTTGCTTACGGGCTCGATAAGAAGAAAGATCAGATAATTGCAGTATACGACTTCGGTGGCGGAACCTTCGATATTTCGATCCTTGAAGTTGGAGATAACGTGGTGGAAGTGAAGGCCACAAACGGAGACACACATCTTGGTGGAGACGATATAGACCAGAGAATCATAAACTGGATTATCTCCGAGTTCAAAAAGGAACACGGTATAGATCTTTCAAAAGATAGAATGGCCCTTCAGAGGTTAAAGGAAGCTGCTGAAAGGGCAAAATGTGAGCTTTCTACAACGTTAGAGACGGAGATAAACCTTCCTTTTATTACTGCGGATAGTTCTGGCCCCAAGCATCTAAACATGAAGCTAAGAAGGGCGGAGCTTGAAAGGCTCGCCGATGACATAATCCAAAGAACGCTTGAACCCTGTAAGCGGGCTTTAGAGGACGCAAAGCTGACTCCTGACAAAATAGATGAAGTTATTTTGGTTGGCGGATCTACGAGGATCCCGAAAGTACAAGAACTCGTGAGGAATTTCTTTGGAAAAGAACCCCACAAAGGAGTAAACCCTGATGAAGTTGTCGCGCTCGGTGCAGCAGTTCAAGGTGGTGTCCTCGCCGGAGAGGTAAAAGATGTTCTTCTGCTCGATGTTACTCCTCTCTCTTTAGGAATAGAAACTCTAGGTGGCGTAATGACGAAGATCATCGAGAGAAATACGACTATTCCGACGAGGAAGAGTCAGATATTCACAACAGCCGAGGATAACCAGACGAGTGTGGAGATACACGTCTTGCAGGGAGAGAGGGAAATGGCGAAAGACAATAGGACTCTTGCCAGGTTCCATCTCGTGGGAATACCGCCGGCTCCGAGGGGAGTTCCTCAGATAGAAGTTACGTTTGACATAGATGCCAACGGTATTCTTCACGTCACGGCAAAGGATTTGGCGACAGGTAAACAACAGAACATAAAGATAACCGCTTCCACCGGTCTTACCGAAGAGGAGATCCAAAGGATGATAAAGGAAGCGGAGATGTACGCCGAGGAGGACAGAAGGAAGAGGCAAGAGGTCGAAACTAGAAATCAGCTCGACAATCTGATTTATACTACCGAGAAGACTCTAAATGAAAATAGGGACAAACTCTCTACGGAAGATATCCGGAGCATAGAGGATACTCTGTCTACTGCCAAAGATGCTTTGAAGAGTGGTGACATAAGTAGGGTAAGGAGATCTCTAGATGAACTTACAAAGGCTTCTCATAGATTAGCGGAGGCTCTTTACAGGAGGGCACAGGAAACAGCTGGATATGCTGGACAGAGACAGGAAAGCAGAGGATCCCATGGAGGGTCGAAGGGTGATGGAGAGGTTTTCGATGCAGAGTTTGAGGATGTGAAAAAATAA
- a CDS encoding DMT family transporter: MGSKKDQIDVKGFFIMLILTLLWGLNYSAIKISNTGFSPIFNSFLRSSIASIFGIGYCLKIRQPLFHKDRRLLHGFVVGCLFGLEFVFIYLGLLYTDSTRAGILINFSPIIVALGAYIFLKERLTLLKILGLILSFFGVFCVFQGKPSYSGRSMLIGDILELLAAFFWGATTLYIKKYLAEKVHPINTFLYQLVLSVPILFGFSLVFEERWVKEISLLPCLALIYSSVIVAFLSYLSWFRLIHTYPVSELAVFTFLSPVFGVFFGSVILGEELTKGLIAGLVLVSAGIYLTNCGK, translated from the coding sequence ATGGGTTCGAAAAAAGATCAGATAGATGTTAAAGGTTTCTTTATCATGCTCATTTTAACTTTACTTTGGGGTCTAAATTACAGTGCGATTAAAATTTCTAACACAGGTTTTTCTCCCATATTCAATTCGTTTCTTAGATCCTCCATCGCCTCTATTTTTGGGATCGGTTACTGTCTCAAGATACGGCAGCCTCTATTCCACAAAGACAGAAGACTTTTGCACGGGTTTGTGGTTGGGTGCCTTTTTGGACTTGAGTTTGTCTTTATTTATCTCGGTCTTTTATACACTGACTCCACAAGGGCTGGAATCCTTATTAACTTTTCACCCATAATTGTTGCTTTAGGGGCGTATATCTTTCTAAAAGAAAGGCTTACTCTTCTAAAGATTTTAGGGCTTATCCTTTCGTTTTTCGGAGTCTTCTGTGTTTTTCAGGGAAAGCCATCTTATTCAGGAAGGTCGATGTTAATAGGTGACATCTTAGAGTTACTTGCAGCCTTTTTTTGGGGTGCAACGACACTCTACATAAAAAAGTATCTCGCCGAGAAGGTCCATCCGATAAACACCTTTCTTTACCAACTCGTACTTTCGGTGCCGATTCTATTTGGATTCAGCCTCGTATTTGAGGAGCGATGGGTAAAAGAGATAAGTCTACTTCCCTGTCTTGCGCTGATCTACTCGTCCGTTATTGTGGCATTTTTGTCGTATCTTAGCTGGTTCAGGCTGATCCACACCTATCCAGTTTCTGAACTTGCAGTTTTTACCTTTCTCTCTCCGGTATTCGGTGTTTTTTTTGGCTCTGTGATTCTTGGAGAAGAACTTACAAAGGGCCTAATTGCTGGGCTTGTTCTTGTAAGTGCCGGGATATATCTTACAAACTGCGGTAAATAG